One window from the genome of Pseudomonas frederiksbergensis encodes:
- a CDS encoding pyocin activator PrtN family protein gives MNTLFLLMAQYNGQAVIPIDRVCTDYMNLTVEKFKSKRLSGEIDIPVVRLGANSQKAALGIHLRDLAEYIDKQREKATKEQNQLMGRAA, from the coding sequence ATGAATACTCTTTTCCTTTTGATGGCTCAGTACAACGGACAAGCAGTCATTCCTATTGATCGCGTTTGTACTGACTATATGAACCTGACTGTGGAAAAATTCAAAAGTAAAAGACTCAGTGGAGAAATCGATATCCCCGTTGTGAGGCTTGGAGCTAATAGTCAAAAAGCGGCATTAGGCATTCATCTTCGTGACTTAGCAGAATATATTGACAAGCAACGCGAGAAAGCAACAAAGGAACAAAACCAACTCATGGGCCGTGCTGCTTAA
- a CDS encoding site-specific integrase has translation MGTITSRKRKDNSTAYTAQIRINRDGKTVYQESQTFDRKQVAQAWIKRRETELAAPGAIERANRKGVTIKKIIDQYLDEYEKIRPLGKTKRATLTAIKETWLGEVDDSALNSQKLVEFAQWRMSKEGGGVQAQTVGNDLSHLGAVLSVARPAWGYEIDPLAMTDARKVLRKLGMVTKSKERNRRPTLDELDQLMKHFFDMQARGNNSIPMPKIIAFAIFSTRRQEEITRIRWEDIDESRQAVLVRDMKNPGQKIGNDVWCHLPDEAWAILNSMPKVEREIFPFNGKSVSASFTRACPLLGIVDLHFHDLRHEGVSRLFEMDWDIPRVSSVSGHRDWNSLRRYTHLRGRGDRYASWKWLENLCG, from the coding sequence ATGGGCACGATCACATCACGCAAGCGCAAGGACAATTCGACGGCCTACACGGCGCAGATACGGATTAATCGGGACGGGAAGACAGTTTATCAGGAAAGCCAAACCTTCGACCGGAAGCAGGTGGCTCAGGCATGGATCAAGCGGCGGGAGACGGAGCTGGCCGCGCCTGGTGCTATCGAACGTGCGAACCGGAAGGGGGTGACGATCAAGAAAATAATCGATCAGTACCTTGACGAGTACGAGAAGATCCGGCCGTTGGGGAAGACTAAGCGAGCAACCCTGACGGCGATCAAGGAGACGTGGCTGGGTGAGGTTGATGATTCAGCGCTGAATAGCCAGAAGCTGGTGGAGTTTGCTCAGTGGCGGATGAGCAAAGAGGGAGGCGGTGTCCAGGCGCAGACGGTCGGGAATGATCTGTCGCACCTAGGAGCGGTCCTCTCGGTTGCTAGACCGGCCTGGGGGTATGAGATAGATCCGCTTGCCATGACTGACGCTCGAAAGGTGTTGCGTAAGCTCGGAATGGTCACCAAGAGCAAAGAGCGTAATCGCCGGCCTACTCTCGATGAGTTGGACCAACTGATGAAGCATTTCTTCGACATGCAGGCTCGGGGTAATAACTCGATTCCCATGCCGAAAATAATCGCTTTTGCTATCTTTTCGACACGTCGGCAGGAAGAAATCACGCGGATACGCTGGGAGGACATCGACGAATCCAGGCAGGCGGTGCTGGTTCGAGACATGAAGAACCCTGGTCAGAAAATAGGTAATGACGTCTGGTGTCACTTGCCGGACGAGGCATGGGCGATCCTGAATTCAATGCCCAAAGTGGAGCGGGAGATTTTCCCTTTCAACGGTAAATCGGTATCAGCCTCTTTCACCAGGGCTTGTCCGTTGCTGGGGATAGTTGACCTTCATTTTCATGACCTCCGGCATGAAGGGGTGAGTCGGTTGTTCGAGATGGACTGGGATATTCCAAGGGTGTCGAGTGTTTCAGGTCATCGTGATTGGAACTCCTTGCGACGGTATACTCACTTAAGGGGGCGCGGGGATCGATATGCCTCGTGGAAGTGGCTAGAAAATCTGTGCGGTTAA
- the dusA gene encoding tRNA dihydrouridine(20/20a) synthase DusA encodes MNLEKPEAPVNTGLPRQEPSRRFSVAPMMDWTDAHCRYFLRILSKHALLYTEMVTTGALLNGDHERFLRHHETEHPLALQLGGSVPSDLAACARMAQEHGYDEVNLNVGCPSDRVQNNMIGACLMGHPGLVADCVKAMRDAVSIPVTVKHRIGINGRDSYEQLCEFVGTVRDAGCNSFTVHARIAILEGLSPKENRDIPPLRYDVVAQLKADFPELEIVLNGGIKTLEACHAHLQTFDGVMLGREAYHNPYLLAEVDQQLFGSTAPIITRAEALAKLRPYIADHLANGGAMHHITRHVLGLGTGFPGARRFRQLLSVDIHKAKDPLALLDQAGQLLEGR; translated from the coding sequence ATGAATTTAGAAAAACCTGAAGCGCCCGTAAACACTGGATTACCCCGCCAAGAGCCGTCCCGCCGCTTCAGCGTAGCGCCGATGATGGATTGGACTGACGCTCACTGTCGCTACTTCCTACGCATCCTTTCCAAACACGCCCTGCTCTACACCGAAATGGTCACCACCGGCGCGTTGCTCAACGGTGATCACGAACGCTTCCTGCGCCACCACGAAACCGAACATCCGCTGGCCCTGCAACTAGGCGGAAGCGTTCCCAGTGACTTGGCCGCTTGCGCCCGGATGGCCCAGGAACATGGCTACGACGAGGTCAATCTCAATGTCGGCTGCCCTAGCGATCGGGTGCAGAACAACATGATCGGCGCTTGCCTGATGGGGCATCCAGGATTGGTTGCCGATTGCGTGAAGGCGATGCGGGATGCGGTGTCGATTCCGGTCACGGTGAAACATCGGATCGGGATCAATGGCCGCGACAGTTACGAGCAGTTGTGCGAGTTCGTCGGGACCGTGCGTGACGCCGGTTGCAACAGTTTTACCGTGCATGCGCGGATTGCGATTCTCGAGGGGTTGTCGCCGAAGGAAAACCGCGACATTCCGCCGCTGCGTTATGACGTGGTTGCGCAGTTGAAAGCGGATTTCCCTGAGCTGGAAATCGTGCTCAACGGTGGGATCAAGACGCTGGAGGCGTGCCACGCACACTTGCAGACCTTCGACGGTGTCATGCTGGGGCGCGAGGCCTATCACAATCCATACCTGCTGGCCGAAGTGGATCAGCAGTTGTTTGGCAGCACCGCACCAATCATCACTCGGGCCGAGGCCTTGGCAAAGCTGCGGCCGTATATTGCCGATCACTTGGCGAATGGCGGTGCCATGCACCACATCACCCGTCACGTCTTGGGCCTGGGCACCGGATTCCCGGGCGCGCGGCGGTTCCGGCAGTTGTTGTCAGTGGATATCCACAAGGCCAAGGATCCACTGGCGCTGCTGGATCAGGCGGGGCAGTTGCTGGAAGGTCGTTAA
- the tal gene encoding transaldolase, with translation MTSKLEQLKQFTTVVADTGDFEAIARIKPVDATTNPSLLLKASAMHGYAELLNACVADCKGDVGLASDRFGVAVGQEILKVIPGRISTEVDARLSFDTEAMLKRAHRLVELYEKAGIGRERVLIKIASTWEGIRAAEKLEREGIQCNLTLLFSFAQAAACADAGVFLISPFVGRIYDWYKKANGNDYTGADDPGVQSVTRIYNYYKANDYKTVVMGASFRNLNQIEQLAGCDRLTVSPELLEKLAADEGKLERKLAPGQAGEARLSLNEAQFRWLSNEDAMATEKLAEGIRQFARDQEKLEALLQAKL, from the coding sequence ATGACTTCCAAGCTGGAACAACTCAAGCAGTTCACCACCGTCGTGGCCGATACTGGCGACTTCGAAGCCATCGCCCGCATCAAGCCCGTCGACGCCACCACCAACCCTTCCCTGCTGCTCAAGGCTTCGGCGATGCATGGTTATGCCGAGTTGCTGAACGCCTGCGTGGCAGACTGCAAGGGCGACGTGGGCCTGGCCAGCGACCGTTTTGGCGTCGCGGTGGGCCAAGAGATCCTGAAAGTGATTCCGGGGCGCATTTCCACCGAAGTGGATGCACGCCTGTCATTCGATACCGAAGCCATGCTCAAGCGCGCCCATCGTCTGGTCGAGCTGTACGAAAAAGCCGGCATTGGCCGGGAGCGTGTGCTGATCAAGATCGCTTCCACGTGGGAAGGCATCCGCGCCGCCGAGAAACTGGAACGCGAAGGCATCCAGTGCAACCTGACGCTGCTGTTCTCCTTCGCCCAGGCCGCGGCCTGTGCCGATGCAGGGGTGTTCCTGATTTCGCCGTTCGTGGGCCGGATCTACGACTGGTACAAAAAGGCCAACGGCAACGATTACACCGGCGCCGATGATCCGGGCGTGCAGTCCGTGACGCGCATCTACAACTACTACAAGGCCAATGACTACAAGACCGTGGTCATGGGTGCAAGCTTCCGCAACCTCAATCAGATCGAGCAGTTGGCCGGTTGCGACCGTTTGACCGTCAGCCCTGAGCTGCTGGAAAAACTCGCCGCCGACGAAGGCAAGCTGGAGCGCAAACTGGCGCCTGGCCAAGCCGGGGAAGCGCGCTTGAGCCTCAATGAAGCTCAATTCCGCTGGTTGTCCAACGAGGACGCCATGGCGACCGAGAAACTGGCGGAGGGTATTCGTCAGTTCGCCCGGGACCAGGAGAAGCTGGAGGCGTTGCTGCAAGCCAAGCTGTAA
- the rssC gene encoding anti-sigma factor antagonist RssC, with translation MSTGRIQFAEQDGTFVLKFVGEVRLTLCSALDATIEKIFTALNFNAIVIDLTETRSIDSTTLGLLAKLSILSRQKVGLLPTVVTTHNDITRLLQSMGFDQVFNIVGDPVPCPECLDDLPDQDQSEEEVRIKVLEAHKILMGLNDSNREAFHDLVSALERP, from the coding sequence ATGAGTACTGGTAGAATCCAGTTCGCCGAGCAGGACGGCACCTTTGTCCTGAAGTTTGTCGGTGAAGTGCGCCTGACCTTGTGTTCGGCGCTGGATGCGACAATCGAGAAGATCTTCACCGCGCTGAACTTCAACGCTATCGTGATCGACCTGACCGAAACCCGCAGCATCGACAGCACAACGCTCGGCCTGCTGGCCAAGCTGTCGATCCTGTCGCGGCAAAAAGTCGGCTTGCTGCCGACTGTCGTCACCACCCACAACGACATTACCCGTCTTCTGCAATCGATGGGTTTCGACCAGGTGTTCAACATCGTCGGCGATCCTGTGCCGTGCCCCGAATGCCTGGATGACCTGCCTGATCAGGACCAGTCCGAGGAAGAAGTGCGGATCAAGGTGCTTGAAGCCCACAAGATACTCATGGGGCTGAACGACTCCAATCGCGAAGCGTTCCATGATTTGGTGAGCGCGCTGGAGCGGCCTTGA
- the rssB gene encoding two-component system response regulator RssB, with protein MPKTSATLLIIDDDEVVRASLAAYLEDSGFSVLQASNGQQGLQVFEQEKPDLVICDLRMPQMGGLELIRQVTELSSQTPVIVVSGAGVMNDAVEALRLGAADYLIKPLEDLAVLEHSVRRALDRSRLLVENQRYREKLETANRELEASLNLLQEDQNAGRQVQMNMLPVSPWTVDGFRFAHQIIPSLYLSGDFVDYFRVDERRVAFYLADVSGHGASSAFVTVLLKFMTTRLLFESKRNGTLPEFKPSEVLGHINRGLISCKLGKHVTMVGGVIDEETGLLTYSIGGHLPLPVLYTPDSVRYLEGRGLPVGLFNEATYEDHVLELPPTFSLTLMSDGILDLLSEPTLKEKEAALPERVSAAGGSLEGLRQVFGLATLGEMPDDIALLVLSRNL; from the coding sequence ATGCCAAAAACCAGTGCCACGCTGCTGATAATCGATGATGACGAAGTGGTGCGAGCCAGTCTCGCCGCCTACTTGGAAGACAGTGGTTTCAGCGTCTTGCAGGCCAGTAACGGCCAACAGGGTCTTCAGGTATTCGAGCAGGAGAAGCCCGACCTGGTCATCTGCGACCTGCGCATGCCGCAGATGGGCGGACTCGAGCTCATTCGCCAGGTCACCGAGCTGTCGTCGCAGACCCCGGTCATCGTCGTTTCCGGCGCGGGCGTGATGAACGACGCGGTCGAGGCGTTGCGCCTGGGCGCGGCGGATTACCTGATCAAGCCCCTCGAAGACCTTGCCGTGCTTGAACACTCGGTGCGCCGGGCTCTGGACCGCTCGCGACTGCTGGTGGAAAACCAGCGCTACCGCGAGAAGCTGGAGACCGCCAATCGCGAACTGGAAGCCAGCCTGAACCTGCTGCAGGAAGATCAGAACGCCGGGCGCCAGGTCCAGATGAACATGCTGCCGGTCAGCCCCTGGACGGTCGATGGTTTCCGCTTTGCCCACCAGATCATCCCGTCGTTGTACCTGTCGGGGGATTTTGTCGATTATTTCCGTGTCGATGAACGTCGAGTGGCGTTCTACCTGGCGGATGTTTCCGGGCACGGGGCTTCGTCGGCGTTCGTGACGGTGCTGTTGAAATTCATGACCACGCGCCTGCTGTTCGAGTCCAAGCGCAACGGCACGTTGCCGGAGTTCAAGCCTTCGGAAGTCCTTGGGCATATCAACCGGGGCCTGATCAGTTGTAAGCTGGGCAAACACGTCACGATGGTCGGTGGAGTCATCGACGAGGAGACTGGTTTGTTGACGTATAGCATCGGCGGTCACCTGCCGTTGCCCGTGTTGTATACACCAGACAGTGTGCGTTATCTGGAAGGGCGTGGTTTGCCGGTAGGCCTGTTCAACGAGGCGACCTATGAAGACCACGTATTGGAGCTGCCGCCGACATTCAGCCTGACGCTGATGTCTGATGGCATTCTGGACCTTTTGTCAGAACCTACACTCAAAGAGAAAGAAGCAGCCTTGCCCGAGCGGGTAAGTGCAGCGGGCGGCAGCCTGGAAGGCCTGCGCCAAGTGTTTGGATTAGCCACGCTAGGGGAGATGCCGGATGATATCGCCCTGTTAGTGTTGAGCAGGAACCTTTGA
- a CDS encoding VacJ family lipoprotein codes for MRWSHLLAQLCLSASVLLVPFAAQAATEDDPWESINRPIFTFNDTIDTYALKPLAQGYQYVTPQFLEDGIHNMFRNIGDVGNLANDVLQAKPAAAGVDTARLIFNTTFGLLGFFDVGTKMGLQRNDEDFGQTLGYWGLGSGPYLMLPLLGPSTLRDAPAKLVDSYATPYPYIDNVSVRNSIWGLNIVDTRASLLSAEKLVSGDKYVFIRNAFLQNREFKVKDGQVEDDF; via the coding sequence ATGCGCTGGAGCCATCTTCTCGCTCAGCTGTGTCTATCTGCCAGCGTCCTGCTGGTACCGTTTGCTGCCCAGGCCGCCACGGAAGATGATCCATGGGAAAGCATCAACCGTCCGATCTTCACCTTCAACGACACCATCGATACCTATGCGCTCAAGCCGCTGGCCCAGGGCTACCAGTACGTGACGCCGCAGTTCCTCGAGGACGGCATCCACAATATGTTCCGCAACATCGGCGATGTCGGCAACCTGGCCAACGACGTGCTGCAAGCCAAGCCGGCCGCTGCCGGAGTCGACACGGCCCGATTGATTTTCAACACCACGTTCGGTCTCCTCGGGTTCTTCGACGTGGGCACCAAGATGGGGCTGCAGCGTAACGACGAGGACTTCGGCCAGACACTCGGGTACTGGGGACTGGGCAGCGGGCCGTACTTGATGCTGCCGTTGCTGGGGCCGAGCACCCTGCGTGATGCACCGGCCAAGCTGGTCGACAGCTATGCCACGCCTTACCCTTATATCGACAATGTCTCGGTCCGCAATTCGATCTGGGGCCTTAACATCGTCGACACCCGTGCCAGCCTGCTCTCGGCCGAGAAGCTGGTCAGCGGCGACAAATATGTGTTTATCCGCAATGCCTTCCTGCAAAACCGTGAGTTCAAGGTCAAGGATGGTCAGGTCGAAGACGATTTTTGA
- a CDS encoding DUF4404 family protein: MPARREELQAQLDTLREQLEQNPPLSEPERENLKQLMEQIDAKIQLENRLQDNNLVDGVNRAVERFEVDHPTIAGTLRNIVNTLGSMGI, translated from the coding sequence ATGCCTGCCCGCCGCGAAGAATTGCAAGCCCAACTCGATACCTTGCGCGAGCAATTGGAACAGAACCCGCCGCTGTCTGAACCAGAGCGCGAAAATCTGAAGCAATTGATGGAGCAGATCGACGCAAAAATCCAACTGGAAAACCGGCTTCAGGACAACAACCTGGTCGACGGCGTGAACCGGGCCGTAGAGCGTTTTGAAGTGGACCATCCAACCATCGCCGGAACGCTGCGCAATATCGTCAATACCTTGGGCAGCATGGGGATCTAA